The genomic interval TGCGTTTCGTCCAGGACGATTCGGCCGTCGACATCTCGGAAGAAATCGACCGCCTGGCCAAGAAGAGCCAGCAGCTCACCAAGGACATCTACGCCAAGCTGACGCCCTGGCAAGTCTCGCAGATCGCGCGCCACCCCCAGCGTCCGTACACGATGGACTACGTGAACGAGATCTTCACCGACTTCCATGAACTGCGCGGCGACCGCAGCTTCGCCGACGACCAGTCCATCGTCGGCGGCCTGGCACGCTTCAACGGCCAGGCCTGCATGGTCATCGGCCACCAGAAGGGCCGCGACACGAAAGAGCGCGCGATGCGCAACTTCGGCATGCCCCGTCCGGAAGGCTACCGCAAGGCCATGCGCCTGATGAAGCTCGCCGAAAAGTTCAACCTGCCGATCTTCACCTTTGTCGACACCCCGGGCGCTTTCCCAGGCATCGATGCCGAAGAGCGCGGCCAGTCCGAAGCCATCGGCCACAACCTGTACGTCATGGCCGAACTGAAAGTGCCGCTGATCGCCACCATCATCGGTGAAGGCGGCTCCGGCGGCGCGCTGGCGATTGCCGTGGGCGACGCCGTCCTGATGCTGCAGTACGCCACCTACTCGGTCATCTCGCCGGAAGGCTGCGCCTCGATCCTGTGGAAGACCTCGGAGCGTGCATCCGACGCCGCCGACGCCCTCGGCCTGACGGCGCACCGCCTGAAAGCCATCGGCCTGATCGACAAGATCATCAACGAACCGCTCGGCGGCGCCCACCGCGATCCGAAAGGCATGGCGCAGATGCTCAAGCGCGCGCTGGCCGATACCCTGCGCCAGTTCCACGGCATGAAGACCCGCGACCTGCTCGAAGCCCGTCACCAGAAGCTGATGGCCTACGGCAAGTTCAAGGAAACGACGCCGAGCGAAGAGTAAGCGGTAGCAGCCGTACCGAGAAAGTCGTAACGCGTGAGTCGTCCCCAAGCCGGGTCCGTCCCGGCCACCTTCGCGCGCGCCCTCGCGGCGCTGCGCGCGCAATCCTTCCTTCCTCCATTGCGGTAGGTGCAGCGGCGGCCTCGATTCGATGGTCCTGCTGCGGCTGGCCGCCGATTGGTGCCGCGAGCAGGGCGTCGCGCTGCACGTCTTCCACGTTCACCACGGCCTGAGCCCGAACGCCGATGCCTGGCTCGGCCACGTCGAGTCCGGCGCGGCGGCGCTGGGCCTCGCCTGCGACCATCGCCGGGTGACGGTGGAGAAGGGCGGCGCCGGCGTCGAAGCCGCGGCGCGCAAGCTGCGCTACCGCGCGCTCGGCGAGATGTGCGCGGCGCACGGCGCCACCGTGCTGCTGACCGCGCATCACCTCGACGACCAGGCCGAGACCGTGCTGCTGCAACTGCTGCGCGGCTCCGGGCCGGCAGGCCTGTCGGGCATGGACGGCGCCAATGCCGCCCCGAGCTGCTCGGCAATCCTGACCTCATCATGGCGCGTCCGCTGCTGCCGCACGCGCGCGCCGAGCTCGAAGCCTGTGGACGCCAGCAGGGATTATCCCGGGTCGAGGACGAATCGAACCTGGATGCGCGCTACGCCCGCAACGCCTTGCGCCACACCGTGATGCCGGCGCTGGCGCTGGCCTTTCCGGGCTTTCAAGCCCGCTTTGCCCGTAGCGCGGCGCATGCGCAGTCGGCCCAGCGCCTGCTGGACGAGCTCGCCGCCCGGGACCTGGTCACCTGCCTGATCGATGACGCGCTCGACGTCGCCCGGCTGCGCGCCATGAGCATCGACCGCGTCCATAACCTGCTGCGCCACTGGTTCAAGCAGCGCGCGCTGGCGATGCCCTCGACCGCATGGCTGGAAGAGATGGTGACGCAGCTGTTGGAAGCGCGCGAGGACGCCCAGCTGCTTGTGACCCATCCGGCCTGCCACATCCGGCGCTACCGCGAGCGCCTGTACATCACCTCGAAACTGCCGGCGCTGGCCGGCATGCGCGACCCCGACGACGAGGGCGTCATCGAGAAGCTGGGCGAATCGTTTGTCTGGCGCGGCGAAGCCCGGCTGGCGTTTCCCAGCTATGGCGGCGTGCTGCACTTCGAGCCTGCCGGGCAGGGTTTCGAGGCAGCCTGGCTGCGCAGCCAGCGGCTCGTCATCGACTTCCGCAAGGGCGGCGAGCGCCTCAGCTTGCCGCCAACCGGCCGACGCGCAGCCTGAAGGCGCATTACCAGGCCTGCGACGTGCCAGCCTGGGAGCGTATGCGCCTGCCCATCGTCAGCAGCGGACCGGACCTGCTGTACGCGGCCGGCCTCGGCATGGATTGCCGCCATTTCGGCGCGCCAGGCTTAGCGCTGATCGCTCTGCGCTGGGAATCAAGCGAGGCTTGAGGTCCGCCGGCAGCGGGCGTTCGCCCCGCCGCACCGCCACATTGTTGCGGATCGGGAGCCACTCCCGCGCACGCTCGTGCCCGCTAATATCCGAATAGTTTCTATGCGAAAAACGTATTACCTTATTTTCGTTTCGTATAGCTTTTGGAATTTCCTCTCTTGTGATTTTGCGATGCAACATGTTATTGTAGTTGCTCCCTTTTGATCTTCTACAAGCTGGAAAACATCCTGTTATGGCTTTAATTGTCCACAAATACGGTGGTACGTCGATGGGCTCGACGGACCGTATCAAGAACGTTGCGGCCCGCGTCGCCAAGTGGCATGACGCCGGATACAAGATCGTCGTGGTGCCCTCGGCAATGTCGGGCGAAACGAATCGCCTGATCGGCCTGGCGAAGGAAATCATGGCCGAGCCGGACCCGCGCGAACTGGACATGATCGCCTCCACCGGCGAGCAGGTGTCGGTAGGCCTGCTGGCGATGGCGCTGCTGGCCATCGGCAAGGATGCCGTGTCCTATACCGGCTGGCAGGTCGGCATCCGCACCGATTCGTCGTTTACGAAAGCGCGCATCCAGTCGATCGACGACTCGCGCGTGCGCGCCGATCTCGATGCCGGCAAGATCGTCATCATCACCGGTTTCCAGGGCGTGGATGAGCAGGGCAATATCTCGACGCTGGGCCGCGGCGGTTCGGACACCTCGGCCGTGGCAATCGCCGCCGCGCTGAAAGCCGACGAGTGCCTGATCTACACCGACGTCGATGGCGTGTACACGACCGACCCGCGCATCGTGGACGAAGCGCGCCGGCTGGAAAAGATCACTTTTGAAGAAATGCTGGAACTGGCTTCGCTTGGCTCGAAAGTGCTGCAGACTCGCTCGGTCGAGTTCGCGGGGAACTATCAGGTACCGACACGCGTGCTGTCGTCCCTGACCGACCCGCACATGCCGCTGCAAGAAGAAGCCAACTCCGGCACCCTGATTTCGTTTGAGGAAGAAACCAACATGGAACAAGCCGTCATCTCCGGTATCGCCAACCACCGTGATGAAGCCAAGATCACCGTCATGGGCGTGCCGGACAAGCCAGGCGTCGCCTTTCACATCCTGGGCCCGGTATCGGACGCCAACATCGAAGTGGACATGATCATCCAGAACCAGTCGGTCGACGGCAAGACCGACTTCACCTTCACGGTCTCGCGCAACGACTACCAGCGCGCCATGTCGGTGCTCGAAGCCCAGCGCGAACAGCTCGGCTACACCCGCCTGGTCGGCGACGCGAAAGTGTCGAAGGTCTCGGCCGTCGGCGTGGGCATGCGCAGCCATGTCGGCGTCGCCTCGGAAATGTTCCGCACGCTGGCGGAAGAGGGCATCAACATCATGATGATCTCGACTTCCGAGATCAAGATTTCGGTGCTGATCGACGAGAAATACATGGAACTGGCCGTACGCGCCCTGCATAAAGCGTTTGGCCTGGAGAAAGCTTAACTTTTTCCCATATTTTCCGCCGTGCGCCTTGACCAATCCGGCACCGGCGATTAAGATGCTTGCACTCAGCGCTAGCGCAGTCTGCTGGAGTTGATTGGAGACGTGGCCGAGTGGCCGAAGGCACATCCCTGCTAAGGATGCATATGGCTTATACCCGTATCGTGGGTTCGAATCCCACCGTCTCCGCCAGAGTTTCAAAGATAAAAGCCACCGCAAGGTGGCTTTTTTCTTTCCTGCGGCAGTTATTCTACCCGCCAGCCTCATTCCTTCACCGGCGCCCCCAGCGGCAAATAGCCCTCGAGCTGCCTGGTCGAGAAATCGCGCAGGCACACACGGCCGCAACTGGTCGAGGCCTCGTAAGCCCGGATCGAGCCGTTTCCCGTCGGGCTGAGCGAGACGAACAGTCGCACGTGGCTGCCAGGCTTGTTCATCGCATCTCCGGGCCTGAGTTCCGCGTAGGAGGGAAGTGGGCGGGCTACTTCCTTCAGGCGTGCCGTCGTACGGCGTTTGACATTCCAGGTCTGCGAGACAAAGCCCGAGCAGTCGACCCCGGCGGCGCGGCGGTCGACGCAGTCGCCCTTCCTGCACGTACAGATATTGCCCCCTGCATAGCCCTCGGCGGTGCGCTGCATGAACGCGGCGATTGTGATGTAGCCGCCCCAGTTGTAGGGGATACCGGTAACGCGCTTGCCCAGCTGGCCCTCGAGGTAGGCCGGCCTCAACCAGCGCTTGCCGCGGGCGGGTACGCAGGCGGAGACGGCGTCTGGCCGGTAGTTGGCGGAAGTGACCTGCCACTGCGCGGTGCGGTAGGCTTCCGCGGTCGACAGGATGGCGGCGCGGGTCAGGCCGGCGCCGGTCGACTCCCCGGAGCCGGAGTCGCGCTCGCGGGCGTCACCGCTCGAGCGGATTGGACCCTGCTGGGCGGCGATGCGCCGTATCGTTTCCTCCTGGCGCCGTGCGAACTGCGCGTGCGGGAAGGGGTTGAGCGACCACAGCCGCGTGCGATCGGGGTGCGATTCCATGAAGTACAGCGTGCCCGTGCGCGACAGGGCCAGGTAGCGGTTTGGCACGAGCTCGAGGAATTCGTCGGGAACGTCGTAGCCGCCGTCGAAGCTGCCGTCGCGTGCATAGCGCAATACCCACACCTTCGCCCGGCCCACGCCTTGCTGCTGCGCGAACTGCTCGGCACGCACATAAAAGCGTCCATCCTCATCCGTCCCCAGCAGGGCAACCGAGCCCAGCAGAGCGGGCGCAATGGCGATGGGCAGGCGCGTCATGCGTGGCGGCTCCCCCCTGCGCACTTCCACGCGCACTTTGCCGTCGTCGCCGCGCACGGTGCGGTATTCATCCGGTTGGCCCTCGCCTGACGCGGCGCGCAGCCAGCGCCCGGTGCCGGGTGTGCCGCCGCTGTTTTCCGGGGTGCCGTCGGTCTCGCCGATGCTGTCCTCCGGGACCGCGCCGTTCGCCTCGAACATGGCGGTGGCGGCGGCCGCGGGCGCGGAGCTCGCTTCCGTCGACGCTCGGTCGAGCAGCTTGCCGGCGCCCGTGTCGCTGCCCACATACACGGGCTTGTCTTCCAGCACGTACACGGCCCGCCCCTGGCGGACGATGTCTTGCGCCAGGCTGTGTGGACGCAGCGGCGCGGCCAGTTCGGCCTTGCCCGTGGGCGAGACGCGCAGGACGCGGGCGTTGACTGCGTCCGGGATCAACACGCCCTCGTTCCCGGACTCGACCAGGCCGGTCGGGCCGACCGCCGGCGCCTCCGGCGTGTGCTGGGTAATGCCCAGCTGCTGCGCACCGCTGCCGCGCGGGAAGGTCTTGATCACCGTGCCGCGCGGGTCGCCGGTTGTCGGTGCCGCGGCCGGGGCCGCGCACGCGTCGCCAAGGCAGAGCAGGGCGGACAGGAGCCACAGTGAACGGTTCAGTTGGCTTTTCAGGATGATGTTCAGACAATTCATTTGTCGAGCT from Massilia sp. Se16.2.3 carries:
- a CDS encoding acetyl-CoA carboxylase carboxyltransferase subunit alpha, which gives rise to MTKTTFLSFEQPIAELDSKIEELRFVQDDSAVDISEEIDRLAKKSQQLTKDIYAKLTPWQVSQIARHPQRPYTMDYVNEIFTDFHELRGDRSFADDQSIVGGLARFNGQACMVIGHQKGRDTKERAMRNFGMPRPEGYRKAMRLMKLAEKFNLPIFTFVDTPGAFPGIDAEERGQSEAIGHNLYVMAELKVPLIATIIGEGGSGGALAIAVGDAVLMLQYATYSVISPEGCASILWKTSERASDAADALGLTAHRLKAIGLIDKIINEPLGGAHRDPKGMAQMLKRALADTLRQFHGMKTRDLLEARHQKLMAYGKFKETTPSEE
- the tilS gene encoding tRNA lysidine(34) synthetase TilS, giving the protein MVLLRLAADWCREQGVALHVFHVHHGLSPNADAWLGHVESGAAALGLACDHRRVTVEKGGAGVEAAARKLRYRALGEMCAAHGATVLLTAHHLDDQAETVLLQLLRGSGPAGLSGMDGANAAPSCSAILTSSWRVRCCRTRAPSSKPVDASRDYPGSRTNRTWMRATPATPCATP
- a CDS encoding TilS substrate-binding domain-containing protein: MPHARAELEACGRQQGLSRVEDESNLDARYARNALRHTVMPALALAFPGFQARFARSAAHAQSAQRLLDELAARDLVTCLIDDALDVARLRAMSIDRVHNLLRHWFKQRALAMPSTAWLEEMVTQLLEAREDAQLLVTHPACHIRRYRERLYITSKLPALAGMRDPDDEGVIEKLGESFVWRGEARLAFPSYGGVLHFEPAGQGFEAAWLRSQRLVIDFRKGGERLSLPPTGRRAA
- a CDS encoding TilS substrate C-terminal domain-containing protein, translating into MKAHYQACDVPAWERMRLPIVSSGPDLLYAAGLGMDCRHFGAPGLALIALRWESSEA
- a CDS encoding aspartate kinase, producing the protein MALIVHKYGGTSMGSTDRIKNVAARVAKWHDAGYKIVVVPSAMSGETNRLIGLAKEIMAEPDPRELDMIASTGEQVSVGLLAMALLAIGKDAVSYTGWQVGIRTDSSFTKARIQSIDDSRVRADLDAGKIVIITGFQGVDEQGNISTLGRGGSDTSAVAIAAALKADECLIYTDVDGVYTTDPRIVDEARRLEKITFEEMLELASLGSKVLQTRSVEFAGNYQVPTRVLSSLTDPHMPLQEEANSGTLISFEEETNMEQAVISGIANHRDEAKITVMGVPDKPGVAFHILGPVSDANIEVDMIIQNQSVDGKTDFTFTVSRNDYQRAMSVLEAQREQLGYTRLVGDAKVSKVSAVGVGMRSHVGVASEMFRTLAEEGINIMMISTSEIKISVLIDEKYMELAVRALHKAFGLEKA